The Rhizobium sp. BG4 genomic sequence GAAGGAAGTGGCCGACGCCGTGCTCTTCATGCTGTCGCGTCCGCGCAACGTGACGATCCGCGATCTGGTGATTTTGCCGAACAGCGTCGATCTCTGAACATCGCAAGGCCCGCTCAAGGGCCGCGATCGACCCTGTTCCGCCTGACCGAAACGAGAGACCATGAGCGACACATCTCACACGCCACAAGCGGGTGCCAAACACGTCATCGGCGTCGATGTCGGCACCGGCAGTGCCCGCGCCGGACTGTTCGACCTCACCGGCCGGATGCTGGCTTCCGCCAAGCGGGACATCACGCTGTTCCATGAGCCGGGCTCGATGGTCGAGCAGTCGAGCACGGAGATCTGGGCGGCGGTCTGTGCCTCCGTGCGCGAAGCCGTGTCGCTGGCCGCTGTCGATCCGGCTTCCGTCGTCGGTCTCGGCTTCGATGCCACTTGTTCGCTCGTCGTTCTAGGCGAGGGCGGGAAGCCGCTCGCCGTCGGGCCCTCCGAAAATCCTGATAGGGACATCATCGTCTGGATGGACCACCGCGCAGTTCCGCAGGCGGAGCGGATCAACGCGCTGGGTCACGACGTGCTCCGCTATGTCGGCGGCAAAATCTCTCCTGAAATGGAGACGCCGAAGCTTCTCTGGCTGAAGGAAAACCGCCCCGAGATTTTCGACAGGGCCTGGCAGTTCTTCGATCTCGCCGATTTCCTGACATGGCGGGCGACCGGCGACCTCTCGCGCTCGACCTGCACCGTCACCTGCAAATGGACCTATCTGGCGCATGAGAAGCGCTGGGATGCTGGCTATTTCGAAGAGATCGGCCTCGGCGCTCTGGCTGACGAGAACTTCCTCCGCATCGGCCAGTCGATCGTCGAACCCGGTTCGCCGCTTGGCCATGGATTGACGGCCGCAGCGGCAGAAGAGCTTGGATTGCCTGTCGGTACGGCGGTCGCCGCCGGTCTGATCGACGCCCATGCCGGCGGCATCGGCACGGTCGGGATCGGCGGAGGCCCGCAGGCCAATCTCGCCTATGTCTTCGGCACCTCTTCCTGCACCATGACATCGACCTCGGAGCCGGCTTTCGTGCCAGGCGTTTGGGGGCCGTATTATTCCGCCATGGTGCCGGGGCTCTGGCTCAACGAAGGCGGCCAGAGTGCTGCGGGTGCTGCGATCGACCAGCTTCTCTCCTTCCACCCGGCCGCAGCCGAAGCGAAGGAACGCGCCAGGAGCGCCGGTGTGCCGCTCCCCGTCTTCCTGGCGGATCAGGCGGCCGGAAAGGTTTCTTCCGCATCGGACGCCGTAGCGCTGGCCAAGGGGCTCCACGTCGTCCCGGAATTCCTCGGCAATCGCGCGCCCTTCGCCGATCCGCATGCGCGGGCGGTCATCACCGGTCTCGGCATGGAACGGGATCTGGACAATCTCGTCTCGCTCTATATCGCTGGCCTCTGCGGCATCGGCTACGGCCTCAGGCAGATTGTCGATACGCAGGCCGCCGCAGGCGTCAGCGTCGAAAACATCGTCATCAGCGGCGGAGCGGGCCAGCATGACTTCGTGCGCCAGCTGCTCGCCGATGCCAGCGGCAAGCCCGTCATCGCCACCAAGGCGGACGAGCCGGTGCTGCTGGGGGCGGCAATCCTGGGTTCGGTCGCGGCAGGGCTGTTTAGCGATGTCCGCGAGGCAATGACCGGTCTGACGGCCGTCGATACGACTTTTGCCCCCGCCGGTGGCGCCCATGCAGCCACGCACACGGCTCGCTATGAAGGGTTCAAGACGCTGCAGAGCGTCGCCAGCAAGCTTCGGCAGTATTGATGGCAAGTATTTCGCCGAATACTGCGGATAAAGGCAGTCCTAAATTAGCAAATAAATAACGGAAGAAACCGAAGATGCTCCGCGATCAGGTGGAGCATCTTGCGATGACGCGGCGGTTTGGCAGACGATCGATGCTGACGGGGCTGGCGGCGGTAGCCGCAGCCGCTGCCTTTCCGCGTGCGGCAGCCACGGCATGGAGCCCTGCTATGTCCGGTTTGAACGCCCATCTCGCGCCGCAGGGCCGGTACTTCGGCACGGCAGTCAGGATCGACCAGCTGCGCGAGCGTTCGGCTTTACGCAACGCGGTGCTGCAGAATTGCGGCGCGGTGACGCCGGAGATCGATCTGAAATGGGCAGCGCTCGAATGGAACCGCGGCGCCTATAATTTCCAGCCGGTCGACGAGCTGATCGGCATGGCAAACGAAAGCGGCATCGCGGTGCACGGCCACACGCTGCTCTGGGGCCAAAGCGTACCGCCCTGGGCGATGGAACATATGGCCGCCAATCCGGGCGACTGGTCCGTCATCTCGACTTACATGCAGGCAGTGCTCTCGCATTTCGGCGGCAGGATCGGCCGTTGGGATCTGCTGAACGAGGTCGTCGACACTGCCGAAAGCGACAGTCTTCGCCGAAACATCTTCTACAAAACTTTCGGCCCCGACTATGTCGAGCGCGCGCTGGCGGAAGCCCGCCAGCATGCGCCGCAGGCGAAGTTCCTGATCAACGAGTACAGTCTCGAGTATGACAATCCTGTCGATGCGGCGCGCCGCGTTGCGGTGCTGCGGCTTCTCGAGCGGTTGAAGCGGGCAGAGCTACCTTTTGACGGCCTCGGCGTTCAGGCGCATCTCGATCTCACCAAGGGCAGGGTGAAGCGCAGTACGATCAAGCCGTTCCTGGAGGCGGCGGCCGATCTGGGGCTGGAGATATTCGTCTCGGAGCTGGATATTCAGGAAGCCGATCTCAGTGTGCCCAAGGCGGTGCGTGACCGGAAGGTGTCGGACGAGGTTCGCCGCTATTTGGACATCGTGCTCGAAGTCCCCGCGGTCAAAGGCATCACCTCCTGGGGGCTGTCGGACGGTCTCTCCTGGCTCAATTCGGACGAATACAGGCGCCGTGACGTCAAGGGTGCCGCGACGTCGAGCAATCGCGGTCTGCCCTTCGATGCCGAGATGCGGCCGAAGGAGCTCTATTACGCGATGAACTCCGCTTTCTCCGAGGCGAGCATCGGCTGAAAGGGGAGCCGGCGGACCGGCTCCCGCAGGCGTCAGACCATCAGCTTGCTGCTGCTGAGTTCGGCCATGCTGACCGCCGTCTTGTCTACCGGCTTCTTGGCTGTCTTGACCCATTCGATCAATTCGGCCATCCCTTCCTCGAAGTCGCGCTGCGGCGTTACACCGAAGACATCGCGGATTTTGCTGATGTCTGCGAAGCAGTGGCGGATGTCGCCGACGCGGTACTTCTGGAGGATATCGGGAGCGATATTCTTCTGCAGCAGGCGGGCGAGCGTCCGGGCAATGTCATTGACGGTGATCGACTTGCCGCTGCCGACGTTGAACACGTCCCAGACCCGCTTGTCGCTTTCCAGGATCGTCGCGAATGCATTGGCAACGTCCATGACATGGACGAAGTCGCGCTTCTGCTCGCCGTCTTCGAAAACCAGCGGAGGCTGGTCGTTGAGAAGGCGGGAGATGAAGATGGCGGCGACGCCGGTATAGGGGTTGCTGAGTGCCTGGCGCGATCCATAGGCGTTGAACAGGCGGAGCGCCGATGTCGGGATATTCAGCGCGCGGCCGACGGAGAGGAACATCTCCTCATGGTCGCGCTTGTTGACGGCATAGATCGAGGCCGGCTGAAGCAGCTTCTTCTCAGTCGTGGGGATCGGGATGAGCTTGGCGCCATCGCCGGTAAAGAGCTCCCAGCTGCGTTCGGCCAGCTGCTCATGGCTGCGCAGCTCGGGCGCTGTGCTGTCACCGGTGCCTTCGATCTCGTATTCGCCTTCGCCATAGATCGACATCGAGGAGGCGACGACCATGCGCTTGATCGGATGGTTGCCGGAGGCATCAAGCGGCATTCTCGAGAGAACTTCGAGGATGACGGCTGCTGCCATCGTGTTGTTGCGGGTATATTCGACGATGTTGGTCATGCTCTGACCGACGCCGACCGAGGCCGCCAGATGGGCGAGGTGGGTGATGCCCGTCAGGCTCGCTTCGAAGACGCCGTCATCGAGGATGTTGCCCTTGATGCGGCGGGCCTTCTTGTTGAGATAGACCGGCCAGCCCTGCGCGTCCTTTTCGGCATCGCCGTGGACCTGATCCAGCAAGCAATCGAGAACGGTGACTTCGAAGCCGCGCCCGAGGAGATAATCGACAAGGTGCGATCCGATGAAGCCGGCGCCACCTGTTACCAGTACATGTCCTTTCGTCATTTTCCCTACTCCTTACATTGAGGTTGATTGCGGGTCATTCAGCCGCGATTTGCGTCATGATCAGGTCTTCGTTTGCATTGGTCTTGACCGTGCGCTCCCAGACGAGGCCCTGATCCTTGATGTACATGCGCAGCCCGATGTAGAGCGGGATGAGCCAGATCAGCCACCAGACCATCAGCGATACCGGATTGATGCGCACGAGGTACCAGACCCTCGTCCAGACGCTCTCGGCGACCAGTTTGCTGCGCGTCCAGACGCTGATGTAGAGACGCAACAGAAGCAGCGAGAACATGCTGAGATTGAGGATCGGGAAGATCGCGGCCGCGGCCGGCAGATTGCCCTGTCCGCTGAAATACTGCCACATCGCCCATATCCCGATCGGGATGCCGATCGTGTTGATCGACATCGACAGGCACGGCAGGAAATTGAGCCAGGCGCGGAACTTCTGCCAGCGGGTCATGCCCATCGACGTCAGCGGCGAGGTCAGGCTCTGGAAGAAGCCGCAGACCCAGCGCTTGCGCTGCGTAATGCCGTGCATCAGCGTCGAGGGCACTTCCTCGATCAACGGGTTTTCGATGACGCCGAGCTTGCGGCCGTTGGTCCAGAACCGCATGCCGACCTCGGGATCCTCGATGGTGATCCACGGGTGGAAGCCGCCGAGTTCGATCAGGTCCGAGGCGCGGAAGAACAGACCCTTGCCCAGCACCCAATAGGGCTGACGGCCATTGGCTGTCAGGTGCGGGTAGGTGAGCCCGTCCCAGGACATGTGATCGGCCGCATGCCAGGTCGCCGCCATGCTCTCGTTGAGATTGCCGGCGATGTTCTGTGCCTGCAGCACATCGTATTTCTTCATGCCAGCGGCACCGGCCAGGAAGTGATCGGCGGGCGGGCAGCTGTCGGCATCGATATAGTTGACCAGGAAGTCCTCGCGGCCCTCGAACTTCTTGGCGACGTTGTAGAAGGCATAGACCAGCTGGCGCGTCTTCTTCGGCGGCAGGTCGCGATTGTAGGCGCGGTGCCCCTCATGCCACCAATAGGCCTTCCGCGTGGAATCCCAGCCGTCCCAGACCGCCTGCCAGCTCGGATGCGTGGTCGGCGGCACCTCGACGATTTCGAGGAAGGAGAATTCCTGCTTGAGACGGCGGAGCGAAGCCACCGTCTCGTAGTCGTTCTCGTTGGGGATCGCCACGACCTTGTAGCGATGCTTCGGGTAGCGAAGCTGCGAGAGCGAGGTGAAGGTCGTGCGCATCGTTCCTTCCAGCTCGCGCAGAACCGGATAGAAGAGAACGATGAAGGGGCATTCCTCCTCAGTCACCGCATCGATATCTGCCTGCGTCACCATGTTCGTCGGCAGGCTGGCGAAGAAGAAGTTCAGCCCGAGGCTGAGGCTGTAGGCGATCTGCACCACGAAGAAGAGCGTGAGCAGGGCATACTGGCCGGTTATCGAGATCATATCCATCGTACGCTAAACCTTTGATTGGATATAAATATTACACTGCAGCAGGCTGTGGTGCCGGGCGCACCGAACCATTGGCCGCCGGATGCTCCCGCTCGACGCGGCCTGCATTCTTGGGCTTCAGGAGGCGCGGGGTGACCTGGATCGATGCGGTCTCGGTGCGGCGCGGCGAGCCGATCCGGTGAAGCTCGAAACCGGCAGCCTCGACCTTGCGGCTGTCGAGGATGTTGCGCAGGTCGACGATGACAGGATGACTGACCAGCGAGCCGAGGCGGGCAAAGTCGAGCCCCTGGAATTCCTTCCACTCGGTCGCGACGACGATGCCATCGGCGTCGGCGACGCAGTCATAGGCGTTCTCGGCATAATCGACATTCTGCAGATAGTGACGCGCCTGCTCCATGCCCTCCGGATCATAGGCGCGGACACGGGCACCCATCTTCTGCAGGGCGGCGATGATGTTGAGCGATGGCGCCTCGCGCATGTCGTCGGTATTGGCCTTGAAGGTCAGGCCAAGGATGGCGATCGTCTTGCCGCGTACCTGATTGCCGAGCGCCGTGATGACGCGCCGGCCGATGCCACGCTTTCTGGCATCGTTGGCGGCAATCGAGCTCTCGACGACGCGCAGGCTGACCGAATGGCTCTGCGCGGTTGCCAGCAATGCCAGCGAGTCCTTCGGGAAACAGGAGCCGCCATAGCCTGGACCCGGGTTCAGGAAGGCGCGGCCGATACGGGTGTCCTGGCCGATCCCGTTTGCGACTTCCGAGACATCGGCGGAGACCGCCTCGCAGAAATCGGCGATCTCGTTGATGAAGGAGATCTTGATGGCAAGGAAGGCGTTTGCCGCATACTTGATGACTTCAGCGGCATTGCGGCCGGTATAGAGGATCGGAGCGCCCTGGGCGCGCAGCGGCTCGTAGAGCATCTTCATCTTCTCGGTCGCCCAGGGAACATCGCAGCCGACGACGACGCGATCCGGGCTCATGAAGTCATCGATGGCGCTGCCTTCCTTCAGGAATTCCGGATTGGAGACGGCGGCGAAGACGAGATCGGGCCGCGAGGTGCGGATGATCGCCTCGACGGCATCGCCGGTGCCGACTGGCACGGTCGACTTGGTGACGACGACGAGGCCGTCTTCGGCGCTGAGCGCGATTTCGGAGGCGACGGCATAGACGCTCGTCAGATCCGCTTCGCTGCCACCCTGGCGGGTCGGCGTGCCGACGGCGATGAAGGCGAAATCGGCGCCTTTGAGCGATGACTTGAGATCGGTCGAGAAGGTCAGCCTGCTCTCATCGATATTGGTCTTGATCAGCGCGTCGAGACCGGGCTCGAAGATCGGCACGCCGCCGGAGTTCAGGAGGTTGATCTTCTGCGCGTTGCTATCGACGCAGACGACGGAGTGACCGAGGGCGGAAAAGCACGCACCGGAAACCAGGCCCACATAGCCGGAGCCAACAATTACGACTTTCATGTTTCACCTATAATCTGATGGTTATTCAGCAGCGCTGATGACAGCGGCGGGCTGCCGTCTGAGTTCGCCGTCGAAATATTCGATGGTCTTGAGCAGCCCCTCGCGGAGGCTCACTTCAGGGCGCCAGCCGAGAAGCTCGCTCGCCTTGCTGATATCGGGCTTGCGGCGCTTCGGATCGTCGACCGGAAGCGGCAGGCGGACGATCGGCGAGCGGGAGCCGGTGATCTCAAGCACGAGATGCGCCAGTTCCTCCATGGTGAATTCGCCGGGATTGCCGAGATTGACCGGGCTGTCGGCGACTTCGCTGCGCATCAGGAGATCGAAGCCGCGGATCAGGTCGTCGACATAGCAGAAGGAGCGCGTCTGGCTGCCGTCGCCATAGACGGTCAGCGGCTGGCCGAGCAGCGCCTGGATGACGAAGTTCGAGACAACGCGGCCATCGTCCGGCTGCATGCGCGGCCCGTAGGTGTTAAAGATGCGGACCATGCGGACCGTGACGCCGCGGGTCTTGCCGAAATCGGTAAACAGCGTCTCGGCAAAGCGCTTGCCCTCATCGTAGCAGGAGCGTGGGCCGACGGTGTTGACGTTGCCCCAGTAGTGTTCCGGCTGCGGGTGGATTTCGGGATCGCCGTAGATTTCCGAGGTGGAGGCGTGGAAGACGCGGGCGCCGTCGCGTTCAGCACGGCGCAGCACGTTCCAGGCGCCCTTGCAATTGATCATTGCGGTCGAAACCGGATCGGCCTGATAGTGGACGGGCGAGGCCGGGCAGGCGAGATTGTAGATCTCGGCGAATTTCGGCAGCGTATCGGGCAGTTCGTCGGTGACGTCATGCTGCACGACGCTCAGGCGGTTGCTGAACTGGAGTCTGGAGAGATTGGACGCACGGCCGGTGTGGAAATTGTCGAGGCAGTAAACGTGATTGCCACGGGAAACGAGCAGATCTGCAAGATGAGATCCGAGGAAACCGGCGCCGCCGGTTATCAGGATATTCGCGCCCTCAAGAGCGGGACGCAGCGACCCGGTCGCATGATTAAACTCTATCACCTTAGGACTCCATACAATAGCGCTCCGAAGAACAACGCTCTTCAGCAAGCAGTTGATAGAATGTCCTTGAGGCTTCCCCCTATTTCTTGTTGTTAACGGTCCATTAATATAGCTTTTCCGAAAATACAATTACATATGATAACCGGAAATTGCGGTTTTAATCTTCTGAAGGCCTTATTTCTGTGAAAAGCAGAAGCCGTTACCTGGGGAAATACAATGCCAGAGTTGTCGAGGCGGGGCTTCTTAAGGAATATTGCAACCGGAGCTATGGGCGCAATTGCAGCCGCTTCATCCTTAAAGCCAGCGTACTCATCCCAAAGGAGTAGGCCTATCCCTTTCGGGTCAGCCGCCCGTACCCAATTCATCGAAGCGGACGGGCAATACCGGGATTCTCTGCTGCAATATTGCAGCCGCCTGACGCCCGAGATTGAGTTCAAATGGGACCAGATCGAGCCGCGGCAAGGGCAGTTCTCGTTCGAAGCCGCAGATACGGTGGCGAATTTCGCCAGGGATCACGGCAAAGAAATCTACGGCCATACGCTGCTCTGGCACCGCAGCATGCCGCCCTGGCTGCCTGACCATCTCCGCGAGACCCGCGACTGGAGCACCGTCACGGGTCATATCGGCCGGATGGTCGGCCGCTACGCGGGTGTCCGCTATTGGGACGTCGTCAACGAGCCGATCGATACGGGATTCCGGGACGACGGCCTCAGGCCATCCGTCTTCCTGGACTGTTTTGGCGCCGATTACATCGCGACGGCACTTCAGGCGGCGTGGGCGGCATCACCGGGTGCCGAGCTGCTGATCAACGAATATGGGCTCGAATATGATCTGACCGTGGAGCATGACCGGCGCTACCACTTCCTGCGGCTGCTCGAGCGGCTGAAGAAGGGTGGTGCCCCGATCGGTGGTATCGGGCTGCAGGCCCATCTCGACCTGCGCAAGGGGCCGGTGTCGCAGGCTGCCATTTCGAGCTTCTTGAAGGAGATCCGTAATCTCGGTCTCTTCGTCTTCGTCACCGAGCTCGACGTCACCGAAGCCGACTATGTCATGTCAGCGGTAGAGCGCGATGCGAAAGTCGGCGCAGAAGTGGCGCGCTATCTCGATGTGGTCTGCGATTTCGAGGATCTGCGCGGCGTTGCCACCTGGGGGCTGACGGATCGCTATTCCTGGCTTGGGCTACCGCCCGAAGAGGTCGAGGCCTACAAGCAGCATGGCTACTGGCGCGACGGAACCTCGCCCGGCTTCAACCGCGGCCTGCCGCTCGATACCGACCTGCGGCCAAAACCGTTTCTCGATGCGCTGAAGGCGCACGGCGTAGGACAGTTCTGAACCATCTCAGCCGGCATTCTCCATCTTGCGGGCAGCGGCCGTCTCCAGAACCGCCTGTGTCACCTGCGCCGGTTGCGGCCGGCCGAAGGCGTATCCCTGCAGCGTATCGGCGCCAAGCCCGGCCAGCAGGCGGGCGTGATCCAGCGTCTCGACACCCTCGGCGACGACCTCGATCTCGAGCGTGCGGGCAATGTCGATCAGCGAGCCGATCAGCCGCCGCTGAGTCTCGCTCTTCAGGATCGGCAGCACGAGGTGGCGGTCGATCTTGACGCGATTGGGCCTGAGCTCGAGCAGGCCGAGCAGCGAGGCATGGCCGGAACCAAGATCGTCGATCTCGATATCGATGCCGAGCTGGCGGATGCGCTCGATATTGCGCTTCACCTGCTCGCTAAGCGTATCCAGGAAGATGGTCTCGATGAATTCGAAGCTGATTTGCCCGGGTGCAATACCGAGCGCGCTAACCTTGCCGGGCAGCGACGGATCGCCGAGCCGGGCGGCCGAGAGGTTGACGGACACCGTCGGAACCTTGATCCCCGCCATCGACCAGCGATTGATATCGAAGATCACGCGGCGGAAGACAGCGTCATCGACGGCGTCCATCAGGCCGTTAGCGGCAGCAAGCTCAAGGAAATCGCCCGGCATTCGCAAGCCCTTCGGGCTCTCCCAGCGGGCAAGTGCTTCGAGACCGCAGATCGCATAATCGCTGGCTCGGACCTTTACCTGATAAAAGGGCACGATCTCGCCGATGTGCAGGCCGCTGCGCAACTCCTGCAGCATCTGCTTTTCAGCGTTGCGCTTCTCGGCAAGTGCCGGCGTAAACAGCTGGTCGCGATTGCGGCCGTTCTTCTTCGCCTCGTAGAGCGCGATGTCGGAAGACGTCAGCAGCGCGGCAACATCGGCGCCGCTCGCATGGGCATAGCCGATCGAGCATTCGACGGTGAAAGGCTCGCCATCGATAAAGACCGGCTTGTGCAGGTCTTGGCGGATCCTCGCGACGATCTCGCGCATACGATCTGGCTCAGGCGAAAGCGACAGAACCGCAAATTCGTCACCGCCAAGGCGCGCTGCAATCTCTCCACCGGCGATCCCCGAAGCAAGCACGGAACCGACGTGCCGCAACACCGTATCGCCGCCGCCATGGCCGAAGCGGTCGTTGATCTCCTTGAACCGGTCGATATCGATATGACAGAGCGAGGCAACGGGTTCGGACGCCTGCAGCAGGCGCGCAAAGGCATCGTCGAAGGCGCGGCGGTTCAGCAGGCTTGTGAGAGAATCGTGATCGGCCGCATAGCGCGCTTCCGCCCGGCTCTGCTCGGCGGCTTCGCGCTGCTTGGCGAGTTGCTGGTTGCGCAATGCGTCTTCGGTCACATCCCATTCGGCGCCGATGAAGCAGGCCTCGCCCTGGCCGTCCACGAAATACTGTGCCCGTGATCGGATATGGCGGATCTCGCCATCCGGGCGGATGATGCGAAACTCCGAGGCATAGTCGCTCTTGTTGGCAATGGCCGCCTTGAAGATCGTGCTGGCACCCGGACAGTCGTCGGGATGCACGCTCTCCAGCCAGATGACGTCGTGTTCGCCCTTGGCAACGCCGTAAATGCGCTGCAGCTGATCGTCCCACCGGGTCTGGTTCTTGGCGATATTGTGCTGCCAGATCCCGATGCCGGATGCCTCAAGCGCAATGCCGAGCTGCCTGACCAGGTCTTCAAGCTCGTTATTCGTCCACGTTAATTTATTGCCCACTGACGCGTGCCCGCCCCTCTTTGGCGAGCATTATGCCGGGGACTCCTTAGTAAAGGCTGAAGCCTGCACTTGGGCGTTGCTTGGTGCGACGTTCTGACACTTGCCGCGCGAGCGCATTTCTACGGTCGATTGCATCGGATCGACTCGAATATTCAAAGAGTTGATCTTTGCCGCCGATACGCAGCGAAATCCTCATCACAAATCGTTTGAAACTTCGGCGCCGCTTTCTAGGTCCCTTGGGGTGAAGTTTCAAAAAACCGTCAGCGCATAAGGAGAACGCTTATGCAATTCACCATCAATGGCGAGCCGATCGATGTCACTGCGGATATCC encodes the following:
- a CDS encoding FGGY-family carbohydrate kinase — translated: MSDTSHTPQAGAKHVIGVDVGTGSARAGLFDLTGRMLASAKRDITLFHEPGSMVEQSSTEIWAAVCASVREAVSLAAVDPASVVGLGFDATCSLVVLGEGGKPLAVGPSENPDRDIIVWMDHRAVPQAERINALGHDVLRYVGGKISPEMETPKLLWLKENRPEIFDRAWQFFDLADFLTWRATGDLSRSTCTVTCKWTYLAHEKRWDAGYFEEIGLGALADENFLRIGQSIVEPGSPLGHGLTAAAAEELGLPVGTAVAAGLIDAHAGGIGTVGIGGGPQANLAYVFGTSSCTMTSTSEPAFVPGVWGPYYSAMVPGLWLNEGGQSAAGAAIDQLLSFHPAAAEAKERARSAGVPLPVFLADQAAGKVSSASDAVALAKGLHVVPEFLGNRAPFADPHARAVITGLGMERDLDNLVSLYIAGLCGIGYGLRQIVDTQAAAGVSVENIVISGGAGQHDFVRQLLADASGKPVIATKADEPVLLGAAILGSVAAGLFSDVREAMTGLTAVDTTFAPAGGAHAATHTARYEGFKTLQSVASKLRQY
- a CDS encoding endo-1,4-beta-xylanase, with amino-acid sequence MLRDQVEHLAMTRRFGRRSMLTGLAAVAAAAAFPRAAATAWSPAMSGLNAHLAPQGRYFGTAVRIDQLRERSALRNAVLQNCGAVTPEIDLKWAALEWNRGAYNFQPVDELIGMANESGIAVHGHTLLWGQSVPPWAMEHMAANPGDWSVISTYMQAVLSHFGGRIGRWDLLNEVVDTAESDSLRRNIFYKTFGPDYVERALAEARQHAPQAKFLINEYSLEYDNPVDAARRVAVLRLLERLKRAELPFDGLGVQAHLDLTKGRVKRSTIKPFLEAAADLGLEIFVSELDIQEADLSVPKAVRDRKVSDEVRRYLDIVLEVPAVKGITSWGLSDGLSWLNSDEYRRRDVKGAATSSNRGLPFDAEMRPKELYYAMNSAFSEASIG
- a CDS encoding NAD-dependent epimerase/dehydratase family protein, which gives rise to MTKGHVLVTGGAGFIGSHLVDYLLGRGFEVTVLDCLLDQVHGDAEKDAQGWPVYLNKKARRIKGNILDDGVFEASLTGITHLAHLAASVGVGQSMTNIVEYTRNNTMAAAVILEVLSRMPLDASGNHPIKRMVVASSMSIYGEGEYEIEGTGDSTAPELRSHEQLAERSWELFTGDGAKLIPIPTTEKKLLQPASIYAVNKRDHEEMFLSVGRALNIPTSALRLFNAYGSRQALSNPYTGVAAIFISRLLNDQPPLVFEDGEQKRDFVHVMDVANAFATILESDKRVWDVFNVGSGKSITVNDIARTLARLLQKNIAPDILQKYRVGDIRHCFADISKIRDVFGVTPQRDFEEGMAELIEWVKTAKKPVDKTAVSMAELSSSKLMV
- a CDS encoding glycosyltransferase family 2 protein gives rise to the protein MDMISITGQYALLTLFFVVQIAYSLSLGLNFFFASLPTNMVTQADIDAVTEEECPFIVLFYPVLRELEGTMRTTFTSLSQLRYPKHRYKVVAIPNENDYETVASLRRLKQEFSFLEIVEVPPTTHPSWQAVWDGWDSTRKAYWWHEGHRAYNRDLPPKKTRQLVYAFYNVAKKFEGREDFLVNYIDADSCPPADHFLAGAAGMKKYDVLQAQNIAGNLNESMAATWHAADHMSWDGLTYPHLTANGRQPYWVLGKGLFFRASDLIELGGFHPWITIEDPEVGMRFWTNGRKLGVIENPLIEEVPSTLMHGITQRKRWVCGFFQSLTSPLTSMGMTRWQKFRAWLNFLPCLSMSINTIGIPIGIWAMWQYFSGQGNLPAAAAIFPILNLSMFSLLLLRLYISVWTRSKLVAESVWTRVWYLVRINPVSLMVWWLIWLIPLYIGLRMYIKDQGLVWERTVKTNANEDLIMTQIAAE
- a CDS encoding UDP-glucose/GDP-mannose dehydrogenase family protein; the protein is MKVVIVGSGYVGLVSGACFSALGHSVVCVDSNAQKINLLNSGGVPIFEPGLDALIKTNIDESRLTFSTDLKSSLKGADFAFIAVGTPTRQGGSEADLTSVYAVASEIALSAEDGLVVVTKSTVPVGTGDAVEAIIRTSRPDLVFAAVSNPEFLKEGSAIDDFMSPDRVVVGCDVPWATEKMKMLYEPLRAQGAPILYTGRNAAEVIKYAANAFLAIKISFINEIADFCEAVSADVSEVANGIGQDTRIGRAFLNPGPGYGGSCFPKDSLALLATAQSHSVSLRVVESSIAANDARKRGIGRRVITALGNQVRGKTIAILGLTFKANTDDMREAPSLNIIAALQKMGARVRAYDPEGMEQARHYLQNVDYAENAYDCVADADGIVVATEWKEFQGLDFARLGSLVSHPVIVDLRNILDSRKVEAAGFELHRIGSPRRTETASIQVTPRLLKPKNAGRVEREHPAANGSVRPAPQPAAV
- a CDS encoding UDP-glucuronic acid decarboxylase family protein, producing the protein MIEFNHATGSLRPALEGANILITGGAGFLGSHLADLLVSRGNHVYCLDNFHTGRASNLSRLQFSNRLSVVQHDVTDELPDTLPKFAEIYNLACPASPVHYQADPVSTAMINCKGAWNVLRRAERDGARVFHASTSEIYGDPEIHPQPEHYWGNVNTVGPRSCYDEGKRFAETLFTDFGKTRGVTVRMVRIFNTYGPRMQPDDGRVVSNFVIQALLGQPLTVYGDGSQTRSFCYVDDLIRGFDLLMRSEVADSPVNLGNPGEFTMEELAHLVLEITGSRSPIVRLPLPVDDPKRRKPDISKASELLGWRPEVSLREGLLKTIEYFDGELRRQPAAVISAAE
- a CDS encoding endo-1,4-beta-xylanase — its product is MGAIAAASSLKPAYSSQRSRPIPFGSAARTQFIEADGQYRDSLLQYCSRLTPEIEFKWDQIEPRQGQFSFEAADTVANFARDHGKEIYGHTLLWHRSMPPWLPDHLRETRDWSTVTGHIGRMVGRYAGVRYWDVVNEPIDTGFRDDGLRPSVFLDCFGADYIATALQAAWAASPGAELLINEYGLEYDLTVEHDRRYHFLRLLERLKKGGAPIGGIGLQAHLDLRKGPVSQAAISSFLKEIRNLGLFVFVTELDVTEADYVMSAVERDAKVGAEVARYLDVVCDFEDLRGVATWGLTDRYSWLGLPPEEVEAYKQHGYWRDGTSPGFNRGLPLDTDLRPKPFLDALKAHGVGQF
- a CDS encoding GGDEF domain-containing phosphodiesterase is translated as MGNKLTWTNNELEDLVRQLGIALEASGIGIWQHNIAKNQTRWDDQLQRIYGVAKGEHDVIWLESVHPDDCPGASTIFKAAIANKSDYASEFRIIRPDGEIRHIRSRAQYFVDGQGEACFIGAEWDVTEDALRNQQLAKQREAAEQSRAEARYAADHDSLTSLLNRRAFDDAFARLLQASEPVASLCHIDIDRFKEINDRFGHGGGDTVLRHVGSVLASGIAGGEIAARLGGDEFAVLSLSPEPDRMREIVARIRQDLHKPVFIDGEPFTVECSIGYAHASGADVAALLTSSDIALYEAKKNGRNRDQLFTPALAEKRNAEKQMLQELRSGLHIGEIVPFYQVKVRASDYAICGLEALARWESPKGLRMPGDFLELAAANGLMDAVDDAVFRRVIFDINRWSMAGIKVPTVSVNLSAARLGDPSLPGKVSALGIAPGQISFEFIETIFLDTLSEQVKRNIERIRQLGIDIEIDDLGSGHASLLGLLELRPNRVKIDRHLVLPILKSETQRRLIGSLIDIARTLEIEVVAEGVETLDHARLLAGLGADTLQGYAFGRPQPAQVTQAVLETAAARKMENAG